Proteins encoded within one genomic window of Arachis ipaensis cultivar K30076 chromosome B08, Araip1.1, whole genome shotgun sequence:
- the LOC107611370 gene encoding uncharacterized protein LOC107611370 — MARMEAMLANLCKEFDDLKKFKEEVISNRQNQDAATQKLEAQVGYLSKQAPSYSSSSATKTTSREECKAITLRSGRELEEKSRETKEEKEEDSSTDKEEAQIPTPSSSEEKEVLKPYVPRAPYPQRLIKNAKDNQFSKFLEIFKKL, encoded by the coding sequence ATGGCCAGGATGGAAGCTATGCTTGCAAACCTTTGCAAGGAGTTTGACGACTTAAAAAAATTCAAGGAGGAAGTAATATCCAATCGGCAAAATCAAGATGCGGCTACTCAGAAGCTTGAAGCACAAGTTGGATATTTGTCCAAACAAGCCCCTAGCTACAGTTCAAGTAGTGCCACCAAGACAActtcaagagaggaatgcaaagctATTACCCTCAGAAGTGGAAGAGAATTGGAAGAGAAGTCAAGGGAGACTAAAGAGGAGAAAGAGGAGGATAGTTCAACTGACAAGGAGGAAGCACAAATACCTACTCCCAGTTCATCAGAAGAAAAAGAAGTTCTAAAGCCATATGTCCCAAGGGCCCCTTACCCTCAACGCCTAATAAAGAATGCAAAGGACAACCAATTTTCCAAATTTTTGGAGATTTTCAAGAAACTTTAG